A part of Primulina eburnea isolate SZY01 chromosome 10, ASM2296580v1, whole genome shotgun sequence genomic DNA contains:
- the LOC140842424 gene encoding MLO-like protein 3 produces the protein MGGDDGGEGGGGGTNRSLEETPSWALATVCFVFIFLGLCIEYLIHLASHWLKKHKKASLYEATEKLKSVLMLLGFMSLLLTVTQRSISKICIPNHEADMMLPCRSRSGTKTIKSFEHFWATLNNHDARSETHGDRFMFRNDRGLKEENSHNSLDHCTSKGMSSLMSEGGINQLNIFIFVLAAMQIVYSIATMALGRAKMKRWKSWEKETQTVEYMAANDPERFRYTRQTTFGRRHVSSCASNSALLWIKCFLRQFFRSVAKIDYLTLRHGFISAHLSTNNSFNFQKYIQRSLEDDFKAVVGISPVLWFVVVIFLLVDVHGWNAYLWVSFLPLVIVLVIGTKLEVIVARMAMQLTSQNTVIKGTPLVQPNNNLFWFNRPQLVLTLLHFTLFMNAFEISFFIWVTWQFGIKSCYHENVEVIVIRVVLAIMVQILCSYITLPLYALVTQMGSQFKSAILEEHTMHKIKQWHEDVKQKRKNEQHSPEPRAREDGSTVHGHDEIVSLDEGSYQRRTPTPLTVFIPPNVIVRGDEITEVVDDHNQHTPQGIF, from the exons ATGGGGGGAGACGACGGCGGCGAAGGTGGAGGAGGAGGCACCAACCGCTCACTGGAAGAAACCCCGAGCTGGGCTCTTGCCACTGTCTGCTTTGTGTTCATCTTCCTCGGATTATGTATCGAATACTTGATCCATCTTGCGAGCCAT TGGCTGAAGAAACACAAGAAGGCTTCCCTGTATGAAGCAACAGAGAAGCTGAAATCAG TTTTGATGCTTTTGGGATTCATGTCACTGTTACTAACAGTGACTCAGAGATCTATTTCAAAGATTTGCATACCCAATCACGAAGCAGATATGATGCTCCCATGCCGGAGCCGCTCAGGGACCAAAACTATTAAAAGTTTCGAGCATTTTTGGGCAACATTGAACAATCATGATGCGAGATCAGAAACACACGGGGACAGATTCATGTTTCGTAACGACAGAGGATTGAAGGAGGAGAATTCTCACAATTCTCTAGATCATTGTACCTCCAAG GGAATGAGTTCATTGATGTCGGAAGGGGGAATTAATCAGTTGAATATTTTCATCTTCGTCCTAGCTGCGATGCAGATTGTCTACAGCATAGCCACCATGGCATTGGGAAGGGCCAAG ATGAAGCGATGGAAATCCTGGGAGAAAGAAACCCAAACCGTAGAATACATGGCAGCCAACG ATCCTGAAAGATTCAGATACACGAGACAGACAACATTTGGGCGACGACATGTGAGCTCTTGTGCATCAAATTCTGCTCTACTGTGGATT AAATGTTTTCTTCGGCAATTCTTTCGCTCCGTGGCGAAAATCGACTACTTAACTTTGCGCCATGGATTTATATCG GCTCATTTGTCTACAAATAATTCTTTTAATTTCCAAAAGTACATACAAAGATCTTTGGAAGATGATTTCAAAGCTGTCGTTGGCATTAG CCCCGTCTTGTGGTTCGTAGTCGTTATCTTCTTGCTCGTTGATGTTCATG GTTGGAATGCTTATCTGTGGGTCTCATTTCTTCCCCTAGTC ATAGTTCTGGTAATTGGAACTAAACTTGAAGTGATAGTGGCAAGAATGGCAATGCAACTGACGAGTCAAAACACAGTGATCAAAGGGACTCCATTGGTGCAGCCCAACAACAATCTCTTCTGGTTCAATCGCCCACAGCTTGTCTTAACTCTGCTTCATTTCACTCTATTTATG AATGCATTCGAGATTTCGTTCTTCATATGGGTTACG TGGCAGTTTGGGATCAAATCTTGCTACCATGAAAATGTAGAAGTGATCGTTATCAGGGTGGTGTTGGC GATAATGGTTCAAATCCTTTGCAGCTACATAACTCTACCCCTTTACGCTCTCGTCACTCAG ATGGGGTCTCAATTCAAGAGTGCAATATTGGAAGAACACACCATGCACAAAATAAAGCAATGGCATGAAGATGTAAAGCAAAAGAGGAAAAATGAACAACACTCGCCGGAACCTCGTGCTCGAGAGGATGGCTCGACGGTGCATGGCCACGACGAGATAGTTTCACTCGATGAGGGGTCATACCAAAGACGAACCCCCACCCCCCTCACGGTTTTCATTCCTCCTAATGTTATTGTTCGTGGTGATGAGATAACTGAAGTAGTTGATGATCACAACCAACACACGCCGCAAGGTATATTCTAA
- the LOC140842426 gene encoding MLO-like protein 6, producing MAGGGGGRTLEETPTWAVAVVCFVLVTVSIVIEHIIHLIGKWLKSKNKNALFESLEKIKSELMLLGFISLLLTVGQSVISGMCISKEVGATWHPCNKKQEATKYPSSVNGDEDRRRKLLAADDGGSFRRILAAGGTDKCAAKGKVPFVSSDGIHQLHIFIFLLAVFHVLYCILTLALGRAKMRSWKAWEKETRTAEYQYSHDPERFRFARETSFGRRHLNFWSKTPFLLWIVCFFRQFVRSVPKVDYLTLRHGFIMAHLAPQSQNNFNFQKYINRSLEEDFKVVVGISPPIWGFAVLFLLFNTHGWYSYLWLPFIPLIIILLVGTKLQVIITKMGLRIQERGEVVKGVPVVQPGDNLFWFNRPRLILYLINFVLFQNAFQLAFFVWSWVQFGIRSCFHEHVEDIVIRISMGVLIQILCSYVTLPLYALVTQMGSTMKPTIFNERVATALKNWHHAAKKHIKESKHSTSVTPTSSRPATPSHGASPMHLLRQCQIEMDNSPRISPRKSIYTVDHWDIDQGSPSSIHRCDGSASTLQHNIELGHVDHEIEHSQHEASSSEVVPLPSEQRELNAGSKDFSFDKRCSI from the exons ATGGCTGGCGGCGGCGGAGGAAGGACACTGGAGGAAACGCCGACGTGGGCTGTGGCGGTTGTGTGTTTTGTTTTAGTAACTGTCTCTATAGTCATCGAGCATATCATCCATTTAATAGGGAAG TGGTTGAAGTCGAAAAACAAAAATGCTCTCTTTGAATCCCTCGAGAAAATCAAATCAG AGTTGATGCTGCTGGGATTTATATCCCTGCTTTTGACAGTAGGACAAAGTGTAATTTCTGGTATGTGTATATCCAAAGAGGTAGGAGCCACGTGGCACCCATGCAACAAAAAACAAGAGGCAACCAAGTACCCGTCCTCCGTCAACGGAGATGAAGATCGCAGGCGGAAGCTTCTCGCTGCCGACGACGGTGGCAGCTTTCGACGGATCTTGGCCGCCGGCGGGACTGATAAATGCGCAGCCAAG GGGAAAGTCCCATTTGTGTCCTCGGATGGCATTCATCAGCttcatattttcatatttttattggccGTATTTCATGTGCTTTATTGTATTCTTACATTGGCATTGGGAAGAGCTAAG ATGAGGAGTTGGAAAGCATGGGAAAAAGAAACAAGAACGGCAGAGTATCAATATTCACACG ATCCCGAAAGATTTAGGTTTGCAAGAGAAACATCGTTCGGGAGAAGGCATTTGAACTTTTGGAGCAAAACCCCATTCCTACTTTGGATT GTTTGCTTCTTTAGACAGTTTGTAAGATCTGTTCCTAAGGTTGATTATCTTACTCTAAGGCATGGATTTATCATG GCACATCTTGCTCCACAAAGCCAGAACAACTTTAATTTCCAGAAATATATTAATAGATCCCTCGAAGAAGACTTCAAAGTGGTGGTTGGAATAAG tCCACCAATCTGGGGATTCGCTGTCTTGTTCCTTCTCTTCAATACTCATG GCTGGTATTCCTATCTTTGGCTACCATTCATCCCATTGATT ATAATATTGCTCGTCGGTACCAAATTACAAGTTATAATTACGAAAATGGGTCTGAGGATTCAAGAGAGGGGGGAGGTTGTTAAGGGTGTGCCAGTGGTACAACCGGGAGATAACCTTTTCTGGTTCAATCGTCCACGCCTCATTCTCTACCTTATTAATTTTGTGCTTTTCCAG AATGCATTTCAACTGGCCTTCTTTGTCTGGAGTTGG GTCCAATTCGGGATAAGATCCTGTTTTCATGAACATGTGGAGGATATAGTGATCAGAATATCAATGGG GGTTCTCATACAGATCTTATGCAGCTACGTCACCCTACCACTCTATGCACTTGTGACTCAG ATGGGATCGACCATGAAACCTACGATATTCAATGAACGAGTGGCCACAGCCCTAAAAAACTGGCACCACGCAGCCAAGAAACACATCAAAGAAAGCAAGCATTCGACTTCGGTGACACCGACGTCGAGCCGACCAGCTACACCGTCGCACGGCGCGTCACCCATGCATTTACTACGACAGTGTCAGATCGAGATGGACAATAGTCCCCGGATATCTCCAAGAAAATCGATTTACACTGTGGACCATTGGGACATTGATCAGGGATCGCCTTCGAGCATCCACCGATGCGATGGGTCAGCATCTACTCTTCAACACAACATCGAGTTGGGCCATGTGGATCATGAGATAGAACACAGCCAACACGAGGCGAGCTCGTCGGAAGTCGTGCCTCTACCAAGTGAACAACGTGAGCTCAATGCTGGGTCTAAGGACTTCTCATTTGATAAGAGATGTAGCATATAA